In the genome of Cryptomeria japonica chromosome 8, Sugi_1.0, whole genome shotgun sequence, one region contains:
- the LOC131056012 gene encoding uncharacterized protein LOC131056012 codes for MAYKRMPFGLSNVGSTFQKPMDMVFKGLVYKLVLVYLDDITMFSKNFDEYLSHLKQDNQRDWHTKLKFALWENIITLKRSIGNSPYKLVNGKEARLPISTELPALDLAKALVSFEANYPMEVRYFKLLEVQESREKATKTMEYQ; via the exons ATGGCTtacaagagaatgccttttggtctTTCTAATGTTGGATCAACCTTCCAAAAGCCTATGGATATGGTCTTTAAAGGTCTGGTGTATAAGTTGGTGTTGGTCTATTTGGATGACATAACTATGTTTTCAAAGAACTTTGATGAATATTTGTCTCATTTGAAGCAG GATAATCAGAGGGATTGGCACACTAAGTTAAAATTTGCCTTGTGGGAAAATATAATCACTCTTAAAAGGTCCATTGGTAACTCACCTTACAAGTTGGTGAATGGTAAAGAGGCAAGGCTTCCCATTTCTACCGAGCTTCCTGCACTTGATCTTGCAAAGGCTCTTGTCAGTTTTGAAGCAAATTATCCTATGGAGGTGAGGTATTTTAAGTTATTAGAGGTGCAGGAATCCAGAGAGAAAGCTACGAAGACAATGGAGTATCAATAA